From Bacillus sp. Bos-x628, the proteins below share one genomic window:
- a CDS encoding ABC transporter permease, with amino-acid sequence MDTLQQLWTYYQQNGSYVLEEFYRHFLMSAYGVLFAAIIGIPVGIFVAHYRKLSNWIFAITNVIQTIPALAMLSVLMLVLGLGANTVILSLFLYSLLPIIRNTYTGIVSIEHAYLESGKAMGMTKWQVLRMVELPLALSVIMAGLRTALVIAIGITAIGTFVGAGGLGDIIIRGANATNGTAIILAGAIPTALMAIIADLVMGWLERYLSPTNKKKESKALSEENITSA; translated from the coding sequence ATGGACACACTGCAACAGTTATGGACGTATTATCAGCAAAACGGTTCATATGTGTTAGAAGAATTTTATCGGCATTTTCTCATGTCTGCGTATGGGGTGTTGTTTGCAGCGATCATCGGTATCCCAGTTGGTATATTCGTGGCGCATTATCGCAAGCTGAGTAATTGGATTTTCGCCATTACAAATGTCATTCAAACCATCCCAGCCTTAGCAATGCTTTCTGTGTTGATGCTTGTATTAGGATTAGGGGCAAATACAGTGATTTTATCATTATTTCTGTATTCGCTTTTGCCAATCATCCGAAACACCTATACAGGCATTGTCAGTATTGAGCACGCCTATTTAGAATCAGGAAAGGCAATGGGCATGACAAAATGGCAAGTGTTGAGAATGGTTGAACTACCGCTTGCTTTGTCGGTTATTATGGCTGGTTTAAGAACCGCACTTGTCATCGCAATCGGCATTACAGCAATTGGAACATTTGTCGGTGCTGGCGGACTTGGTGATATCATCATCAGAGGAGCAAACGCTACAAACGGTACAGCCATCATTTTAGCAGGTGCTATTCCAACTGCGCTCATGGCCATTATTGCAGACCTTGTCATGGGCTGGCTTGAACGCTATTTAAGCCCAACAAACAAGAAAAAAGAAAGCAAAGCCTTATCAGAAGAAAACATCACCTCTGCTTAA